The Theobroma cacao cultivar B97-61/B2 chromosome 1, Criollo_cocoa_genome_V2, whole genome shotgun sequence genome contains the following window.
tttcccaaGCGGGGGATTGAGACGGGTAAGCAAGAGTATCTTATATTTTCGTTCCCCACCGCgtatccttttttttctacTCCCATGGagtttttaatcaaataaaacttgaTATGTGTTAAGCTAATCATGTTGATGTAATGTTTCCAAAATTCTCCACGCCCCCTTGGATTTATCAACAGCTATCAAATTAGGCCATATACATAGTTGCCTGATAAAACATTTCCGTGTAGGCTCTTCAATGaacttaatttctttttcttttttcccttttaacATAATAATACATCTATACAAAAGTATCATTATCATTTACATAcgtgacaataatcaagttgaCAAATGTTAATCACAATGGAAAAAGAAGACCTCATCAAGGTACGAATAGGAATCTCTCTACAGGGTATTTAACAAAAAGCCTTGAGGGAATACGCGTTTAGAGCGAGAATTTAAACGAAGAGAGGATATACCTTTacataataatcaaataaaatcttgCAAAAATATTTGCACTTAAGTTTAAATAATGATTAGAAAGGCATCAGCGTCATGAGAATTAATGTGGGGATAAATTACATTGCAACAGCAGTTTTGCAAGCTTCCTCGAATCCCATGTAATCTGTAAATCTCAAATCTCTTATTTAAATGCAAATATTCTCACACAAGGAAAAACAATTGTTGTCTGGTGGTGTAGGAATATCTTAGATGTTGGTGACATActtgattttgtttcttgtttgATTATAACTCTTTGTGTTGCATTTTCTATTTAATTAGAATCGCAAGATAATAGGCAGAAGGGGATTGTTTAATAATTCTCTGACCTGTAGTTAGGAAAGAGCTTTAAGACTAACAGAGTGGAGTTAGGCGGATAAGTTTTCTTAAAGGTTGTTTAAACGGTTTGCTTTAAGattctatatatttatattgttttttgtTGGTATCATTGTGAGGTGGCGTGTCAACAgttgttctaattttaattttagttttgtgGGGGTTGAGGGACCATTTTTGGCTTGTTTCCAGAGGGGCTGGGAGTATGAAACTTTTGTCAGTGTTCCTCTTAAGCTgacacaagaaaaaaaataaaggatgAAGTGGGGTTTGAGAGggagaagggaaaaaaagaaaaaaagaaaaaagggtcCCTTGAAACCCAAACTGAGAAAGAATACTCCCAAGATTTTTTCAAAGGAGAATAGTAGTATTAGTCCTAGCTAGTTGGTAAAGAACTAAAGGGGCATATACCTTACTCGATCGTTCTCATTTGGAGGCTAAAGAGCAGTTTAAATGAAACACTCATTCTGGCCTTTGAgtagaagagaaaataaaggGTATTGCATGACATGAAGTTGGGTTGATTGTAGGTTAGATCAGAGCTACCTGCCAAAATAAACATTAATGTGGTAGAAGAAAATAggtaaatttgaaaatactaATAATTTGGATTTGGATTTGGATTAGGCTTTAGGAGGGGTGTATGTGGAACCCAGAGTTAAATCCAACGTGCAATCAGAGACCTGCAGATGTTATTAGCTAGAGCAGATATCATGGCGTCCCTAATTGTATATAGATGCTTACTTTTAATTATGGGAGATGGTAGGCCATTTTACATAAGAATCTCAGATTGATTGATATAGCCTGTGAAAACATTGTTATTTGTCAATATTTATCGCCAACCAAGCAGTACAAGACACGCGTCTTCTTTGTCTCTGACAACATGTAAAATTAAGAATCCAAGATGTTTGTATGATGTATGTAGTAGGAGCCGTAGCTGTAGCAGTATAACAATTTTCACGTTTCAAGTTGTAATTAATTTCACTTTCTCTGAAATACTTTGAGCTGACACGAGAGGATCAATTTCAGACTAATGATCTATCTTAGCTTAGCTTAAACATCACGGATTACTGTGACAGCTGCTGAATCTGATAGGTCTCTCTTTCTCCATTATTGAACATCTCAAGTACAGcctgcagcgagaaagaaAGGCTGATTATTAGGAAACAAACAACGTAGGTCAGATTTCAGAACAAGTTCAACAGCTTACCCTCAAATAGATTAGGGTGGGGAGGTGAAAACAACAGCTTTGGATGAGAAATAGATCACAGAGTTTGTGTGCGTGTTCTACAAAATTGTTAGGTGAACAATAGCTTTCAAAAGCCAGTACACTAAGTCATCAAAGCTagggttcttttttttttttctttcttcttcttcttcttcttcttctggaGTCCAGATTACCAAGCAAATAATAATGGAACGGAATGGATGGGAGCGATCTCATCCTCGGAAACAGGAAGCCAAGATGTTGTTGTTCAGGGTAGGGTTGTTTATTTTTGGATATGTATGTGCGtcttttgaaattgaaataattatattgGAAAAAGGAACAGAATCCTTCATATGATAGTCATGCATGGGATTCTGTTTTTGCCTttatttcctcttttctttcttcttccattgGTGTCTGCATTTGTGGGCTCATTCAGGAACATTTGCGGCGCCCATAAGGAGGAGCTGGCGTCTATCTCTCACATAAATCACCTCAACCCTTCTCCATACACGCTTTCTCTGCAATCACAAAACCTAGCTTCTTCTTATTATTACTCCCCGTATGAGTCTCCAGCTGTCGCCACACAAAGCATGCAACGTCACCCTTGGTCGCATACGCGTCAAATCCTGGGAAAgcacaaaattattttctctctttttctttcttttttatgaaaagaaaagccCAATGCCGATGTAGTGGTCGGCCAAATAGTTTTGGTGTTAAAATCAACAAACATAAAATCCCTAAATAACTTGAGTGACAAATTAGCTTAGTAGATTCAATTGTCTGAGTTAGCCTTTATGACTGCCAATCACATCCATGGCTGCGTGATCAACGATGCTTATACTTGTAGATAACAATTTCCCGCGTTTTCAAGCTATCAACCGAATCTTTTGATGTGCTTACAtcttcccaaaaaaaaaagagagagagagaattgaAAAAGACATAAAGTTatgaatttcttcttcttcttcttttcttttttttttttttttgcttcttgtCTGTGTGATGAAGGTATATGTCTAGTAATCATGTACCCCATTTGAGGGTGGCATTTAATTCCAAATCAGCTTCAAATCCACTGTGGGAAATTCCTTTTGATGGTGTAATCGCCAACAACTTCACTAAACTAATTCGAATCTACCATAGCTTTGTTGACAAATGAGGTGTCTACTTTGTTCCTATACCTAAGAATCTTAGAGTTAACTTTTAAGCATCATGTTTTTGGTTACACAGATTAAATCAATGCCCATTCTTAGCAAAATCTTTCTTCGGGTTGTGAAACTGATGagatttttaattcaaatcaaaaaGGTAAACAATCCTTTCAAAAGCCAAAGACGAGACTGTTAATTAATCATCAAACAAAAGTGCATGCATGATaattaaagttgttttaagtcATTGAAAGATTAGTTTATCGTTTTAAAATCTTGTTAACCAATGTCGATAAGATTGATATAGAAAGATTTATCTTTTAAGAAAGATTTATCTTTTAAGAAagatatattatatatatatatatatatatatatatatatatatattatatatacatacatatataaatacatcTCCCTTTGGTACATTAATAATCATCATATTCACCTAATCTTACATTGaatgaaattatatattttctcgAATAATTCTAGCTTTCAGTGTTTTGCTTCTGCAATTAtatctttcctttcttgtgcatatattattgaaaataaatgaagtAGTCAAATCTTGGGTTGAACAATTTGTGCTTAATCTCAGTTTTTATATTATGGTGGTTTGCAAAGTGTTGTAAGTAATGGACTAGCTCTATCTATTGAGATACtgtttcatttttgttttgttttctcgATTTGATTCGTTCAGCTTTAAACTCATTTATATATACGTATCAACTTATTGATATGTAATAAAACTGATTTCTGAttgaattaaaagaaaaattcttgGATCGAAACATTGAATTGGAAGGATTACAATCACATGAACCAacacgtttttttttttattttaacatgGAAGAAGCGTGGATTAGTTCTTTAATGTACTTGAAGACAATATAAAGCCTTGGAGGTAAAAGGCTTGatgataaaacaaaacaaaacaaaaaaaaaaaaaactgagtTTATGAagagtaaaaatattaaattatagtCGGAAGGAGATCAGATGGAATTTCAAATTAACCCCAGCCCTAGGTTAAGAAAATATTGGATAACAAGAAATCATCGAGTGGAGtctctttatcttttttcCCTGATGATTTGCAAAAAGCAATCTCCGGCCTCCATAAATGTTTTATCTGTTcataaaagcaaaacaaaagtTGTTTCTTGATAAAGTTGGACAATAGTGTTAGTCACCATTCACCAAAGATATCCTCATCACTTACCACAATTTTCAAAAGTGCATAAAGCAAATAAAGATTACTTTTTCcagtttttctttgaaaaagttATCATTCATGGAAGATACGCAGAAAAGTTGTTGAATTTTGACAATGAGAAGAAACATTTGCAAAAAGTTAGTACGTTTCTTGATGAGGGTGAAGATGTAAATCTCTCTCTGCCTTTTGCACCATGGCATGCCCAACTTCTGTTTGTAAATAGTTGTTCATAGGATAACGTTTTACAACTTAAGCCCCCTGCCTGGGCTGGCTGCTGGTTTTTTCTAAGATCCTTTTCATACTCTTGAGGaactttaagaaaaaaaaaaaaaaaaaaagaagagaaaatcaCGCAGCCGCCagggaaaaaataaataaattagagatatcaatataataatattatccCTCACTCTCTTTAGAATAGAATGTGTAATAAAAATGGAAGGAATGGAgattatatatttgaatagCGAACATTGGTGCTGCATCtggaaataaataataaagaattgTGAAGATAAAACATTGAGAGAGGGGAGCAAGGTTGGGGTCTGAATCATAGGAAGtggaaggaaagaagaaaactaTTCCTCTTTTTTGTTGGTATACGACCGTCGTTTAACTAGGGgagtaataaataaaaaaagttgtaGCTTGTCAAGTCAGTATGCAAATCTTAGGATAATCATTGAAATCATAACattgtattaattttatacatGATTCTACGCGTAAATATAGACTATATATGCACTATGGACGATGGAGgcaagtattattattattataggCGGAGGTGCCCATGGATGGAATGATTTGCCATCACAAACGCCAATTGCCAATTACGAAGAAGCGGCCAAAGAACATTAGAGAAAGCCACGTGGGGGTTCCGACGCATCGGCTGAGTTGGCGGGACGCCATTGGAAGCAATCTGGTGATGTCTAGGTGGACCCCACAAGGAAAAATATGTAACtttctaattaattatgagGACGTTGAAATCTCGAGGGTGGGAAAGGGGCGAGGAAGCGGACGGATTGCTATGAGGGTTGTGATCCCATGAAAGAAGAAGCCCATAACTTATGGAAGTGTATCAAGCAAAAAGGACACACTTCTGAAAGGGATTTTGGGGAAGAGGGAAGAGGGACTGTTGGAATTATTGGTTCCCAAGAGGAATATTAAGCCGTCACTCATCGTCCAACATCAAACCACACCTAACCCAAGTTCCCTCCCTGGCAAAAAACCCTAACCCTGGAACTCACAATCATTTCAATTATCTTTCCTTGCTAGGGATCTCTCCATGATTTCTTTTAGAATAATCTGTACGTCATCCCCCCTTATGACGTGTACCTTTTTATGTGGATCACATGACTACTTGGTGCCTTCGATATCCCCCCGTgaatttagggtttttttttaaataaaaaataaaaaataaaaatcaaatttaacatTATAATATACATGTGTATCGATATCCATCAAGCTCGCTTGAAAGACTATATGTTGGGCAGTTTTTACTCCTCTAGATTAGTAAGAAAACTCCATGACCTACTTTGACTTGAAAATGTTTACGactcttccttcttctttacttgTTTCCGTTTCTCGTAAACTCCTCTGTCAATATTTTCTGCCCAAGCTTGGGTCACTTATGAAACATTGATTGATATCCCAAGTTAATCAGAGTGTGCAACAACTACACATATGTAGATTATGATTATGACTAGAACCTCACTTTCATATCTTAACTCAGctgataaattaatatatgctGGCAAATTAATACGCATTAAATTACCGTTGTTTTCCGACAAGAATCAAAAGAGACCAACCCCCATTTTTAACAACTGTCGCATCGCATTCTTCATCTGCctctgcttcttcttcttcttcccgtATATGCcacataattaataaagagGGCAATAGTTATCGGCTAATGGCGAAAATGACCCTTCATCTCAATAGCTAGCCAGCCAACTTGACCTGCTATGCAAGTTATCCCCCTACGCTAAATCACAAggacaatatcgacttttggcTACGGATAtatgcatataaatatatctCTATATCTAGAAGTTTTAATTAGGtcttagggtttttttttttttgggtgtgTGTTTCTGTCACATTCACTGGTATAGTGAAATTTGAGCTCCATTATTTCAATCTAATTGTGTGCTCTTGGTGACCCCAGTCCAGTCATCATCTGCTATATACTATCCCTTAATTATTATCATCAGATGACACATGTTGTGACAAATATCCTTCTGTCCTCATTTtctattattgttattattaacTTATTGCAATAGTTGCCTTTCTAACATTACTCACCTCTaaaccaaaacaaaaggaagatCAACCAAATAGTATTATTAATGTATAGATAAGTTCActcttttttagttttattatattttattttctgagATGGGTCTGATGCCCCTTCATCATTAGTGGACCCCAGATCAAAGACAAGCCATCAGGCCCTCTGGTTTTCGCTTTGCATCCATCcagaatttttcttgtgtGATCAAAATTTGAACAGATGGGACTCTCTCTCTGAAGTTGatgattataattatgaacatattcaaagaaaaaaaaaagggttccagctattaatatttgattatttatttcctcttctttttcgTTTTAGTTTTTTCTTGAGCTGTCTCTGTTGTTGCTCAGACCAATCAAATGGTTCACGTGGTCGTGGACATTAGGTTTTCCGAGGGCCTTTCTATTGAAGATGATAATGGCCCCCTTTGATGGAATTGTCCGAccaattaattattattcccACGTATGAAAAATAAGTACATGTTGATTTAATTAGCATATTttgcaattatttttttccaatGAAATCAAACACTTTTGTATCATACTAATTAAGGGGAGTAGTGGTGAATATTCTAATTCCAAATCCAATTCTAATTTTACGTGTTTTCTTGTCATAGGAAAATTCTGCGTATCCTGTTTTACCCCTTTTTCTTCCTAATTGGTCACAAGTGGTCCAATGAACATCAACTATATGTAAAGATAGTCAAACAATGTAATCAGATAAAACTTGCACAAAGGTTAATGAAACTTATAAACCACACAAAGTAGAATTGTTaccaaaacaaaagtaaatgATAATGACCATGAAAAATACTCTTATCTTTGGGTATCATTGGGTTCGATGACACAGTTTCTCTTTTAAAAGGGGTCTCCCTACAAACACTAAGAAATATgagcttttttattttgatctttttatttatttattttacacATATAATCcgttttaaaatatgatagaTAAAAAGGGGTATTTTGGAGTGTTTCTCTAATAAAATTGTTTGGATCCTTgtccatatatatatctattgGCCTCAATTGCTCTACCCCTACCTCCAAGCACCCACAATAAACAAGATTTCTTGTAACTTCGGTTTTTCTTGAAACTTCCCAATTATAACTAACTAGTTACACAAGCATGGCCCCTATATATGCTAGAATATTGTAAGAAATTCTAACTGGCAAAGCCACTTTTCATCCCAAActagctatatatatattatctatGATACAAACCTTCCTCTTCCATATAATATTTCCAAGTcccaaacaaagaaaatcatACCATATCTTCTTTTAGCTCATTTTCATTACATCTCCTACCTTAAATTTTGCAAAACCCCCCGTACCAAGGATCTCCTAGAGAAATaaagtttcttttctttccccaCCCACCACCCCCCTTTTCCTTCTTAGCATCATAAATATGGGGCTAAGGGACATTGGAGCTACACTGCCTCCTGGGTTTAGGTTTTATCCAAGCGACGAGGAATTGGTCTGCCATTATCTGTACAAAAAGATTGCCAATGAGGAAGTCTTGAAGGGTACTTTGGTGGAAATTGATTTGCATACATGTGAGCCATGGCAGCTTCCTGGTATGTTTCTCTCTGCTTTCTTATTAATTACTTCCTTCCACGGTTTGCCTTTAGGGTTGCTTGAAATATTCTCTTTTGATCTTTTTCGGTCTTCCATGAATTCTGGATATTTTCTGCCTTTCGGCTTTTTCGGTAAATGTTCCATTAAAGCTGAAGAAAACAATCATTGCTtgataagaaatttttaagCAAACTAGGGGAGTCTCTTGCTGCTGTTGTTGGTTTGTTTCAACATGTTAAAGACAAACAGGAAGGAGAAAAATTATTGACTTCTTCTGGTACTAGGCAGACAAACATGGGGTGCCATCTGCCATGTTAGGTGTTAGAAACAGCAGACAAATTATAAACACGTTTTTTCGTCCCtctgagagagagagagagaaaggaaaggatgCACATGACTTTTCTTAGAGTATATACACTCACACAAACATATACACGTGCATGTGTatatcttatatatatatatatatatatatatagtttattcATCTTCATTCCCTTGAATAGAAATACAGAATGCCAACTTGTTTAGTGGTAAGTGGTAACTTCCTAAAACGTATAATTCTTCTTCGGACGAATCCACCAatagtatttcttttttcatattCTGTATGCTGTCACCTTCTTCTTTAAGTCATGCAGGTAAGgttgtttgttttttctctcatttgcTTATGCTTATGTTTTGGCACATTGCAAGAACTAAAATGAAAGGTTTTTTAACCTTGTGATGGTCTGATTCTGGTTATACATTTTAAGAACTATAGCCTGATGTCACGGATATATTTTCCATTCAATACCAACAAGTGGTGAGGATTTCAACTTTTCATCATTCTACATTTTTCCCCTTTGTCAAAtctcaattattaattaaacttATCGTTAGGATTAGTGTTTTcgtataaattatatgaacAAATAGTTACTAGTTAAAATATCTATCAATTATTTCTATGCCAACCCTTAGCCAGAAAAACAGCTAGCATTTGCATGTTGACGTGGTGTTTAGCCACCACAAGTAAATACAAGGGGTTGCCTTCCCCTAAATGCATTCACTTTTGTTGCAGGAACTgtgatattttcattttcaaaagtaGAAACTgtagatatatatatggtGTTCATACGCAAGTAGCATACCTTGGCCCATATATCCTcttaatttttctctctttctcactCTTCCTGTTATCTCGTGCACTTTCCAATTAATACAGTCGTGTTCATTAAGAATAATGTTGCTTATAGTCTGAATTGGCAAGTCCTACACTAGGGAGAAAGATCATTACGATCTCATGCCAGGTAATTCAATTACTGGGTGATTGCTATAATAGAGAAAGTTTCACAAGACATAATGCCTAAAAATGTTGAGTGTGGTCTTGGAATAACACGAGGCCTCGAAATAGAAGCTACTCTTTTTgtctccttattttttttttcccactCTTCCTTGACTCGTGGTAGttctttttttagtttaaagaCTTTAAAAGTTTATAACATAAAGATTTTTCTAAATATAAATCGAGCAGTAAGAAGAATTTTGTACGtaactattaattattttgttttaaagtttATTTCTAGGATATTTGAGGTATATACAAGACAAGTGTATCTAATTTAGCTGTTTTATAGCATTTACTAAGGGAGAGTTTGCTTCCCCACAATTCTCCAAAACGTcacttttaagtttttaataaaatcgtCCAAGGCAAACAAAATAGTACTGTTAGTTATTATAGGAATTATTGTTTTTCCTTAGCATGTAATGCCAGACAAATCCTTAGCTTTCTTAGACATAACTCATTGGGTGACGTAGACTTACCAACACTCTCAGTAATTCAAGTAATTAAGGAGAAAAAGTTAGTGAAGatgatttctttgattttttttttaaaagttgaTTGAAAGCAAAATAGCATTCCATGGCAAAGCTTGATGTAACTCACCCAAGTTTCTGTCTCCTTggtaaataatatattttgcaCGAAcagtaattaattatattctGACCGTATGGAAGAGTTATTTTATCTGAgtatcaattaaattaaaactaattatcCACGTATTATTGTTTTGTGTGTGCATGGGACTAAAATTAAAGAGGTGGCGAAGCTTAACGCAAACGAGTGGTACTTCTTCAGCTTTCGTGACCGAAAGTATGCCACGGGATTCCGAACGAATCGGGCGACAACATCTGGCTACTGGAAAGCAACAGGGAAGGATCGAACGGTGGTCGACCCAAGAACGCAAGAGGTGGTAGGGATGAGAAAGACCTTGGTGTTTTACAGGAACCGAGCCCCTAATGGAATCAAGACGGGTTGGATCATGCATGAATTTCGCCTCGAGACCCCACATATGCCTCCCAAGGTCAGTTTCCTCGCTTCTGTTTTCAACTATACTCATCATCATATGTCTGTGTAATCTTGACAATGActgctagagagagaaagagagagtcGACACTATTGCAGCCAGGCATACACATACACAtgtataaataaatcaataacgtGTTTTCTCTAGGGGAACTTATTAGCAAATATAAAGCAGTGGGCATGCAAGTTGTCCACTTACTTTTCTTCACTGTCTTCTCTTAATCAGCTaatactattattattgtcCAGGGATGTTTCAGGCTTTTCACCAACCCAAATTTGATGGCTACCATATATGTGTGCTTACCATTTGtcttttttctatattttcacTAAACCTACATCTCCATCTTAATTATAAGTCTGAAAATcccctctttcttttttttagcCATGAAGCATGTTCTTTATATAAATGCCAATTTGGTACTACTCTACTTAGGTTTGAGTGCTTAGTTGAAAGTTTAGATACTTGTTAAGTgtaaaacatttgaatgaagaATTGCATcaccttttttatttacttttttatgtATCTATTTATATGTATCTCAATTGTGAATACGGTTAAATAAAttggttttctttgtttataaGAATAATATATATCAGATCAATCTTATCATTTATATATAGTGACATGAATCgtaaatcattcaaaaataaagaatgttTTTAAATGATAGTGGTCATATTTTATTTcgattttctcttttaacaTTTCTCGTCCTGCTATTATGTAGCTGATAAAGTTGACATTATGTTTGACAGGAAGACTGGGTTCTCTGTAGAGTTTTCCACAAGAGCAAAGGAGAGAACAGCAGCAAGCTCAGCCCTCCAATGATGTTCGAGACCTCAACTCATGCCCCTTCTTTAACAGACCAAACCATGGCTTGTGCGTATCAACAAATCAGCTCTTTATCCACCACACCTACCCATCAAAGCCACGGCCAAAGCTTGCTAAACCTGCTTCAATATTCTCAGGAAAAGATCAATAACAATCCCGCAAACGAAGTTAGCTCCAAAGTTGATGACGAGTACGAGTTCTTGTGGGACATGAACATGGAAGAAAACAGCTTGGGAGATCATGGGGTGGCTTCCAACATGGAGGACATGAGATTTGAGATTGACAACAGTATGGTTTTCCTATAAAAAATGTTGTAtactttgaaaaaagaaaaaaaactaccATTTGTTGATTTGTGATGTTGGTGTGGTGTTTGCCTTTGACGATACAAATCATGTTACGTTGGATATTAGAAGATTGTGTGTATTTTAGTTTAgggtttatttattttttgtatacaACATTGGGCATtgtaaaaatcatatataaagcatataattattctttattgGTCTtcatctttttaaa
Protein-coding sequences here:
- the LOC18613123 gene encoding NAC domain-containing protein 21/22; amino-acid sequence: MGLRDIGATLPPGFRFYPSDEELVCHYLYKKIANEEVLKGTLVEIDLHTCEPWQLPEVAKLNANEWYFFSFRDRKYATGFRTNRATTSGYWKATGKDRTVVDPRTQEVVGMRKTLVFYRNRAPNGIKTGWIMHEFRLETPHMPPKEDWVLCRVFHKSKGENSSKLSPPMMFETSTHAPSLTDQTMACAYQQISSLSTTPTHQSHGQSLLNLLQYSQEKINNNPANEVSSKVDDEYEFLWDMNMEENSLGDHGVASNMEDMRFEIDNSMVFL